From Sphingobacterium bambusae:
GGTCGAAACGCCTTATTTGATCAAATCTACGCCAGAAGGAGCACGCGACTTCATTGTTCCTTCCCGTATGAATCCGGGTCAATTTTATGCATTGCCACAATCGCCGCAAACATTCAAACAACTCCTGATGGTAGCGGGCATGGATCGCTATTTTCAAATCGTTAAATGCTTTCGCGACGAAGATCTACGTGCTGACCGTCAGCCGGAGTTCACTCAAATCGACTGCGAAATGTCCTTTATTGAGCAAGAGGACATTCTTGATATCTTTGAAGGCTTAACGAGACACCTCCTAAAAACGATACATCAAATCGAGATTACCAAGTTTCCACGCATGACGTTTGACGAGGCGATGCGCACCTACGGGAATGACAAACCGGATATTCGCTTCGGGATGAAATTCGGCGAATTGAACCAAGTGTCCCAACATAAGGAATTTTCGGTTTTCAACAGCGCTGAACTAGTCGTTGGAATTGCGGTTCCTGAGGCAGCCAATTACACTAGAAAACAAATCGACGAACTTATCGACTGGGTAAAACGTCCACAAGTAGGCGCGAGTGGAATGGTCTACTGCAAATGCGAGGCTGATGGCAGCTTCAAATCGTCTGTGGATAAGTTCTACGACCAGGGTGATTTAGCGAAATGGGCGGAAGCAACGGGAGCAAAAGCAGGCGACTTGATCTTGGTATTGTCAGGGCCAGCCTTAAAAACACGCACGCAGCTAAGTGCACTTCGTATGGAATTAGGTAATAGATTGGGATTGCGCAAGCCCCATGAATTTGCACCGCTATGGGTAATCGATTTCCCATTATTGGAATGGGATGAAGATACTGCGCGCTACCATGCTATGCACCACCCGTTCACATCACCAAAGCAGGAAGACATGCACCTACTCGACACTGATCCGGGCAAGGTACGTGCCAATGCGTATGACTTGGTCTTAAACGGCAATGAGATTGGTGGCGGTTCCATCCGTATACATGATAAGGAAACACAGGCTTTAATGTTCAAACACCTAGGTTTCACTGCGGAGGAAGCGCAAGAGCAATTTGGCTTTTTAATGAATGCCTTTCAATACGGTGCGCCTCCACACGGAGGACTTGCCTTTGGCTTAGACCGACTAACGGCTATTCTAGGCGGACAGGAAACCATTCGGGATTATATCGCGTTCCCTAAGAATAACTCGGGGCGTGATGTCATGATTGACGCACCGTCCACTATCGACGCAGGCCAACTTTCGGAACTCCATATTGCGGTAGATCTTAAATAGCTCACCGTCCAAAGGTTATTCGGCAAATAACATATATAAATCGGTCCAAAAAAGGAAACGTAGCCTCTTTTGGACCGATTTATTTATCATATTGCGCAGATGCCACCACACATACGTTCTATTGGCATTTTCTTTGCGAGTATTTTATACGACGACTACATGAAAATGGCCGGATAAATTTAATCAAACGCGTATTTTCCTACGAGCACACCGCGAGGGCTTTTTGCCTATCGTCTAAAAAAAGCAGTTTTAACTCTATGGCGCAACAGTTGGCAGAAAAATTCATTCGCGAAAGCACCGCTAAGTCTTTCGACAAAACCCATCGCGAAATGATGAAGAACAATCTTCATCATTTTCAGGATGCCCTATCGCGTGGCACAGCAAAATTTTTCGATCTTGAAAATTCCAAAAAGAAAGCTCATCTGCTTAAATGGAAAGCTGTAGAAAACCTTGACCGCTATTTGCTTGATTTCGAATCAAATTTCACTCGCCGCGGAGGAAAAGTAATTTGGGCAAACGACGTGGAGGAAGCCAGAGAAGAGATTACACGTATTTTGGAACAGCATGAAGCCAAATCGATCGTCAAAACGGCGTCTATCGTATTCGAAGAGCTTGGTTTATCCGATTACCTCGGAAATAAGGGATTTGATATTACAGAAACAGATACAGGCTCATTTATAGCTCGATTGTTGCAGGAAAAGCCGTCAAATTTTATCTCTTCCGCCGGATATCTTGACCGCAGCACTGTCGCGAAGAAGTTTCACGAACAGTTCGATTGCCCGCTCGAAGCGACAGCAGAACAGCTTATAGAAAAAGTAAATGAGCTCCTGTACGAAAAATTTTTGCGGGCAGATGTAGGTATTTCGGGCGCCAATTTTTTAGTAGCCGATAGCGGTAGCATCGCTATCACGGAGAATGAGGGCAATGCGAGATTGATCAGTACTTTCCCGAAAATTCATATTAGTATCGCTGGTATCGACAACGTGGTGCCTTCGGTGCACGACATGGATCTGTTTTGGCCGTTACTTGCCTCCCATAGCAGCAGCCAAAATCCCGCTACATACAACAGCTTACTTAGTGGCCCCAGACAAAATAGCGAAACAGATGGACCTAAAGAAATGTACGTTATCCTGCTGGATAATGGGCGTAGTAACCTATTAACGAAAAAAGAACAGCGGCAAGGATTATATTGCATCCGCTGCGGAGCGTGTTTGCATGTGTGTCCCGTTTATCAAAGTGTAGGGGCAGATGGCTACGGAATTACCTACCCCGGCCCCATCGGGTCGATGGTCGCGCCACATCTACAACAAGCGGACAATCTCCATCACCTGAGCTTCGCTACACCGCTTGATGGTGAGGCATCATCCGTATGCCCAGTGCATATAGAATTGGATAAAATGCTTTTGTTGAATCGAAAAGAAGCTGTTACACAGCATTTAGTTGGCAAGAGCGAGCAACGTTTTTGGAGTGGATTTGCTTATTTGTTTCAGCGTCGTCGTTTACTTGACTTCTTTGGCGGTAAAACAAAAAATTTCTTATTCAAAAGGTTACTCAAAAAAGCTTGGGGTGATCAACGTGACTTCCCAAAGCTTGCCGATAAGTCCTTTTCCAAACAATGGCGCGAACAAGAAAAACGGAAGGATCAATAAGGATCAACATCGATGGCAATACGTATACCTTTATTATTTTTATCGACTTCAAACTGTGTGATAGCTTGTTGCATGAGCTCCTTAACCTTGGCTATACTGACATTGTTACGTTCAATCTTCAAGGTGATGGTCTGTATAAAGTAATTGCGAACGCGGGATACCAATGGAGGTTCCGGTCCGAGTACACGACTACCCAAATTGCTACGCAGTAAGTGCGCCAACCGCATAGCGCCGTCATGTGCATCCTGCATATCGGTATGTCGTACTTCCATCTTTATCAATCTATAAAAAGGAGGATATTGGTAATTTTTCCGTTCCTTTACCTCGGTCAAAAACATACCCTCGTAGTCATGTAAAATGACTTGTTCCAATACACGATGGTTGGGTGAATGCGTCTGTATAATGACGCGTCCATCTTTCTCTCGTCTTCCTGCGCGACCCGCTACCTGCGAGAACAACGAAAAGGCACGCTCGTAGGCACGAAAGTCGGGAAAGTTAATCATGGCGTCGGCATTGATGATACCTATCAGGCTAACACGACCAAAATCGAGACCTTTAGCCACCATCTGTGTTCCAATAAGAATATCAAACTCGTGGTCATCAAAAGCGGTGATAATCTTATCGAAGCCATGCTTCCCCTTGGCAGCGTCCAAATCGAGACGTCCTATGCGCGCTTGGGGAATAAGAAGTTCAAGCTCTTCCTCCACACGCTCTGTCCCAAAGCCTTTGCTTTCGATATGTGGCATTCCACATGCTGGACAGACTTGAATAGGAGGCTCACTGTGTCCACAGTAATGACAGTGCAGGTGATTGGTCGATTTATGGTAAGTCAGGCTAACATCACAGTTTATACATTTTGCTACCCAACCACACGTACTACATTGCACAAACGGCGTATGTCCACGTCTATTTTGGAAGAGAATAACTTGTTCTTTGCGTTCTAAAGCATCACTTATGCCTTGCAACAGAACGCCACTGAAGTAGGAAAACATTTGCTCTTTGCGCCCTTCCTCAGCGATATTTACAACTTGTATTTCGGGAAGCTTGGCATCGCCAAAACGTTCCTTAAGCTCAACCAATCCGTATTTATCGGCTTTCGCATTGTAGTAACTTTCTATCGACGGCGTTGCAGATCCAAGTAGCACCTTAGCTCCCTGCAAGTGTGCCAAATAAATCGCCGTGTCACGCGCATGGTAACGTGGGGCGGGTTCATACTGCTTATACGAACTTTCATGTTCTTCGTCAACCACAATTAATCCCAAATCTTTAAACGGTAAAAACACGGACGAACGTGCCCCCACCACGACCTTATACTCGCCCTTTATCACCTTATGCCATACCTCTGCTCGCTCATTATCATTGAATTTGGAGTGATATACACCAAGCTTGTCACCGAAATGCATCTTCAGTCGATCCGTTATCTGCGTTGTAAGTGCAATTTCAGGCAGCAGATAAAGTACATTTTTTCCCGATGCAATCATTTGTTCGATCAAACGAATATACAACTGCGTTTTTCCGGAGGCTGTGACACCGTGCAACAAGACGACGTCCTTTTGCTCGAAGAGTGTATTGATTTGTTCAAAGGCTAGCTGTTGTTTATCATTAAACACAAAATTGGTTGTTATCTCGACGTCAACGCCACCCAAACGGGAGACCACCTTTTCTCGAACTTCGAACACCTCTTTTTCAATCAATGAAGCCACAATTCCACCACCGACGCCTGTCATCTCCATAATGTCTTGTCTGGTAACTTCGGGATTGCTCTTGCGCAGTTGAAGAAAGGCTAATAGCGCATCCTGTTGTTTAGGCGCTCGATTTAAGGAGTCCATCAGCGCATGTAAGCTTTCCCCATCTGCAAAGGTCGCTGCCAACTGTAAAAAAGACTTACGCTTCGGCTTGAAACGATCCTTTATTTCCTCAGAGATCAAGATGTAGCCATGATCAAATAGCGATTTGAGCAAAGGAAAAACCGTTTTCTGTCCGAGAAGCTTTACGATATCATTGACTGTAAGTTCGCCCGCTAAATCCAGCGCTTCCATCACCAAGTATCCTTTGTCGGACAGCAGAGATCGATCCAAGCCTTCAGCCTCGGAAGCAACAATTTTGGTCTCGCTAGCCATCTTAAGCGCGGCGGGAAGAGCCGCTTGCAGCACTTCACCAAGGTAGCACATGTAATAAGCAGCCATCCACTCCCAGAGCGCCAACTGGCTTTTGTCGACGACCGGCTCATCATCGATCACGTTGAGGATGTATTTAGCTTCGTAACTTAGCGGAGGTTCGTGAGATAAACGGTGAACAATGGCCGCATAGATCTTGTTCCTTCCAAATTGAACGATCACTCTTTTGCCAATAGCCACATCACGATTCCATTCTACGGGCACTCTATATGTATAGGTCTTGGCAATGTACAAAGGCAGAATAACCTCTACAAAAAGTGTTTCACGATCAATACCAAATAAAGAGGTGTCAGACATAAGAACAAAGTTAGAAAACCTTCACGAAATCTTAATAAAAGAAATAAGAACCGAAACGCGAGCCGATCGCGACAATAAAAAGGAATAGCCTTCAAATAAAAAGCCTTCGGTTTATGGAAGGCTTCTTTATCGAGTAGTTTTTATGTCAAGAACGGTTTCGAACTGCCGCGACAAATAGACCTCCCCATCCAACGATGAAGCACAGTCCACCGAGTGGAGTGACAGGCCCAAGCATGGTTAATCCGTCTAGTCCGAGTAACGATCGAACGCTAAGCAAGTACAAA
This genomic window contains:
- the aspS gene encoding aspartate--tRNA ligase; this translates as MYRSHSCGELRIADTNKEVTLAGWVQKSRDKGFMVWVDLRDRYGITQLIFDESRTDASIMQQAKALGREFVIQVKGTVIERESKNSNMPTGEVEVLVKELQVLNASQIPPFTIEDETDGGEDIRMKYRYLDIRRNPVKNSLLFRHKVTQEVRNYLSNLDFCEVETPYLIKSTPEGARDFIVPSRMNPGQFYALPQSPQTFKQLLMVAGMDRYFQIVKCFRDEDLRADRQPEFTQIDCEMSFIEQEDILDIFEGLTRHLLKTIHQIEITKFPRMTFDEAMRTYGNDKPDIRFGMKFGELNQVSQHKEFSVFNSAELVVGIAVPEAANYTRKQIDELIDWVKRPQVGASGMVYCKCEADGSFKSSVDKFYDQGDLAKWAEATGAKAGDLILVLSGPALKTRTQLSALRMELGNRLGLRKPHEFAPLWVIDFPLLEWDEDTARYHAMHHPFTSPKQEDMHLLDTDPGKVRANAYDLVLNGNEIGGGSIRIHDKETQALMFKHLGFTAEEAQEQFGFLMNAFQYGAPPHGGLAFGLDRLTAILGGQETIRDYIAFPKNNSGRDVMIDAPSTIDAGQLSELHIAVDLK
- a CDS encoding LUD domain-containing protein, producing the protein MAQQLAEKFIRESTAKSFDKTHREMMKNNLHHFQDALSRGTAKFFDLENSKKKAHLLKWKAVENLDRYLLDFESNFTRRGGKVIWANDVEEAREEITRILEQHEAKSIVKTASIVFEELGLSDYLGNKGFDITETDTGSFIARLLQEKPSNFISSAGYLDRSTVAKKFHEQFDCPLEATAEQLIEKVNELLYEKFLRADVGISGANFLVADSGSIAITENEGNARLISTFPKIHISIAGIDNVVPSVHDMDLFWPLLASHSSSQNPATYNSLLSGPRQNSETDGPKEMYVILLDNGRSNLLTKKEQRQGLYCIRCGACLHVCPVYQSVGADGYGITYPGPIGSMVAPHLQQADNLHHLSFATPLDGEASSVCPVHIELDKMLLLNRKEAVTQHLVGKSEQRFWSGFAYLFQRRRLLDFFGGKTKNFLFKRLLKKAWGDQRDFPKLADKSFSKQWREQEKRKDQ
- the priA gene encoding replication restart helicase PriA, giving the protein MSDTSLFGIDRETLFVEVILPLYIAKTYTYRVPVEWNRDVAIGKRVIVQFGRNKIYAAIVHRLSHEPPLSYEAKYILNVIDDEPVVDKSQLALWEWMAAYYMCYLGEVLQAALPAALKMASETKIVASEAEGLDRSLLSDKGYLVMEALDLAGELTVNDIVKLLGQKTVFPLLKSLFDHGYILISEEIKDRFKPKRKSFLQLAATFADGESLHALMDSLNRAPKQQDALLAFLQLRKSNPEVTRQDIMEMTGVGGGIVASLIEKEVFEVREKVVSRLGGVDVEITTNFVFNDKQQLAFEQINTLFEQKDVVLLHGVTASGKTQLYIRLIEQMIASGKNVLYLLPEIALTTQITDRLKMHFGDKLGVYHSKFNDNERAEVWHKVIKGEYKVVVGARSSVFLPFKDLGLIVVDEEHESSYKQYEPAPRYHARDTAIYLAHLQGAKVLLGSATPSIESYYNAKADKYGLVELKERFGDAKLPEIQVVNIAEEGRKEQMFSYFSGVLLQGISDALERKEQVILFQNRRGHTPFVQCSTCGWVAKCINCDVSLTYHKSTNHLHCHYCGHSEPPIQVCPACGMPHIESKGFGTERVEEELELLIPQARIGRLDLDAAKGKHGFDKIITAFDDHEFDILIGTQMVAKGLDFGRVSLIGIINADAMINFPDFRAYERAFSLFSQVAGRAGRREKDGRVIIQTHSPNHRVLEQVILHDYEGMFLTEVKERKNYQYPPFYRLIKMEVRHTDMQDAHDGAMRLAHLLRSNLGSRVLGPEPPLVSRVRNYFIQTITLKIERNNVSIAKVKELMQQAITQFEVDKNNKGIRIAIDVDPY